A genomic segment from Spinacia oleracea cultivar Varoflay chromosome 3, BTI_SOV_V1, whole genome shotgun sequence encodes:
- the LOC110796935 gene encoding glyoxylase I 4 gives MALAKGVCLNHIARESADVKRLAAFYQQVLGFEQIQSPKFGEFEVIWLKLPPSFSLHLIQRDPSIKLPEGPSTFKDPKNLPRGHHLAFTVSNFDHVVQFLKEKGIETFQKTQPDGKTKQLFFFDPDGNGLEVVSC, from the exons ATGGCGCTTGCGAAAGGAGTATGCCTTAACCACATAGCCAGAGAATCAGCTGACGTCAAACGCCTCGCCGCTTTTTACCAACAG GTACTAGGATTTGAGCAAATACAGAGTCCTAAATTCGGCGAATTTGAGGTGATCTGGCTGAAGCTTCCCccatctttctctctccatcTCATCCAGAGGGATCCTTCAATTAAACTCCCTGAAGGTCCGTCTACTTTCAAAGATCCTAAGAACCTTCCTAGAGGACATCATCTCGCCTTCACTGTCTCCAATTTCgatcatgttgttcaatttcTCAAG GAGAAGGGAATTGAGACATTTCAAAAGACTCAACCAGATGGAAAGACCAAACAGTTGTTTTTCTTTGATCCAGATG GTAATGGCTTAGAAGTCGTGAGCTGTTGA
- the LOC110796929 gene encoding imidazoleglycerol-phosphate dehydratase, chloroplastic isoform X1, whose protein sequence is MALCTPGGCHLLTPQIRVFPSTLSPLPAQLPLFHKPNSKILKLTNSTIATPRASMANDNGSPSISASQYTVGRIGKVKRVTKETNVFVKINLDGKGVADSSTSVPFLDHMLDQLASHGLFDVHVRATGDIHIDDHHTNEDIALALGTALLQALGDRKGINRFGDFSAPLDEALIHVSLDLSGRPHLSYDLQFPTERVGTYDTQLVEHFFQSLVNTSGMTLHIRQLAGKNSHHIIEATFKAFARALRQATEYDHRRAGTVPSSKGVLSRA, encoded by the exons ATGGCGCTCTGTACACCCGGTGGTTGTCACCTCCTGACGCCCCAAATTAGGGTTTTCCCGTctactctctctcctctccctgcTCAATTACCCCTCTTTCACAAGCCAAATTCCAAAATTCTTAAATTAACGAACTCAACCATTGCAACTCCTCGAGCTTCAATGGCGAACGACAATGGCTCTCCTTCCATTTCCGCCTCCCAATACACCG TAGGTCGAATTGGGAAGGTGAAGAGAGTAACTAAAGAGACAAATGTGTTTGTGAAGATAAATTTGGATGGTAAGGGGGTTGCTGATAGCAGCACTTCAGTCCCTTTCCTGGATCATATGTTGGAT CAATTAGCTTCACATGGGCTATTTGATGTACATGTCAGAGCTACTGGTGATATTCATATCGATGATCATCACACTAATGAGGATATTGCCCTTGCCCTTGGAACG GCTTTGCTACAAGCTCTTGGTGACAGAAAGGGAATCAATAGATTTGGAGACTTTTCTGCTCCTCTAGATGAAGCTCTGATTCATGTCTCACTG GATTTATCTGGAAGACCCCACTTGAGCTATGATCTACAATTCCCTACTGAAAGGGTTGGAACATATGATACACAG CTTGTGGAGCACTTTTTCCAGTCTTTGGTGAATACTTCTGGCATGACGCTTCACATTCGGCAG CTTGCCGGGAAAAATTCTCACCACATTATTGAGGCAACTTTCAAGGCTTTTGCCAGGGCTCTCAGGCAGGCTACAGAATATGACCATCGCCGTGCAGGGACAGTGCCCAG TTCAAAAGGGGTCTTATCACGTGCTTGA
- the LOC110796929 gene encoding imidazoleglycerol-phosphate dehydratase 1, chloroplastic isoform X2, with translation MALCTPGGCHLLTPQIRVFPSTLSPLPAQLPLFHKPNSKILKLTNSTIATPRASMANDNGSPSISASQYTGRIGKVKRVTKETNVFVKINLDGKGVADSSTSVPFLDHMLDQLASHGLFDVHVRATGDIHIDDHHTNEDIALALGTALLQALGDRKGINRFGDFSAPLDEALIHVSLDLSGRPHLSYDLQFPTERVGTYDTQLVEHFFQSLVNTSGMTLHIRQLAGKNSHHIIEATFKAFARALRQATEYDHRRAGTVPSSKGVLSRA, from the exons ATGGCGCTCTGTACACCCGGTGGTTGTCACCTCCTGACGCCCCAAATTAGGGTTTTCCCGTctactctctctcctctccctgcTCAATTACCCCTCTTTCACAAGCCAAATTCCAAAATTCTTAAATTAACGAACTCAACCATTGCAACTCCTCGAGCTTCAATGGCGAACGACAATGGCTCTCCTTCCATTTCCGCCTCCCAATACACCG GTCGAATTGGGAAGGTGAAGAGAGTAACTAAAGAGACAAATGTGTTTGTGAAGATAAATTTGGATGGTAAGGGGGTTGCTGATAGCAGCACTTCAGTCCCTTTCCTGGATCATATGTTGGAT CAATTAGCTTCACATGGGCTATTTGATGTACATGTCAGAGCTACTGGTGATATTCATATCGATGATCATCACACTAATGAGGATATTGCCCTTGCCCTTGGAACG GCTTTGCTACAAGCTCTTGGTGACAGAAAGGGAATCAATAGATTTGGAGACTTTTCTGCTCCTCTAGATGAAGCTCTGATTCATGTCTCACTG GATTTATCTGGAAGACCCCACTTGAGCTATGATCTACAATTCCCTACTGAAAGGGTTGGAACATATGATACACAG CTTGTGGAGCACTTTTTCCAGTCTTTGGTGAATACTTCTGGCATGACGCTTCACATTCGGCAG CTTGCCGGGAAAAATTCTCACCACATTATTGAGGCAACTTTCAAGGCTTTTGCCAGGGCTCTCAGGCAGGCTACAGAATATGACCATCGCCGTGCAGGGACAGTGCCCAG TTCAAAAGGGGTCTTATCACGTGCTTGA